Proteins encoded in a region of the Cygnus olor isolate bCygOlo1 chromosome 4, bCygOlo1.pri.v2, whole genome shotgun sequence genome:
- the MARCHF1 gene encoding E3 ubiquitin-protein ligase MARCHF1 isoform X2, with protein MLGWCQAIARNPHRLPNSTRTPEVSGDASHNSTLNDKSPGRSTSRSSNISKASSPTTGTAPRSQSRLSVCPSTQDICRSTALHDLSEDELEHATPVMVLTPSNRESGRKQVKRRFRRKRESGDNGDHTEKGKDCKLHPKAAKSSWNASDSSSSSDESQWAQARRRAREKARMSRRGRRIKGSCSNQDGSSNNNAVELVTLGTMGKKKQEVSDPENPTLNHRRRRVPRFKESQSSVSSQEAKISSRKCGKSKEKSYCRDRQPASSYLRRNKDMKDSFAEAGSGSDALAVPDNGAPVGAGPTVTDAVQKPPVLYDDWSDDLEVCRICHCEGDDESPLITPCRCTGTLRFVHQACLHQWIKSSDTRCCELCKYDFIMETKLKPLRKWEKLQMTTSERRKIVCSVTFHVIAITCVVWSLYVLIDRTAEEIKQGNDNGVLEWPFWTKLVVVAIGFTGGLVFMYVQCKVYVQLWRRLKAYNRVIFVQNCPDTAKKLEEKNSSCTHSSDVKDAVVVPVAQTGTNSQLAAEEMTSEVMPV; from the exons GCAAGCAGCCCTACAACAGGAACAGCTCCCAGGAGTCAGTCACGATTGTCTGTCTGCCCTTCCACTCAGGACATTTGTAG ATCTACTGCCTTGCATGATTTGTCAGAAGATGAGCTTGAACATGCAACCCCTGTCATGGTGCTGACCCCTTCTAATAGGGAGTCTGGTAGGAAACAAGTAAAACGAAGGTTTAGGCGGAAAAGAGAGTCTGGAGACAATGGTGATCAtacagaaaaggggaaagactGTAAATTACATCCCAAGGCTGCAAAATCCAGCTGGAATGCATCTGATTCGTCATCATCCTCAGATGAGAGTCAGTGGGCTCAGGCTAGGaggagagcaagagaaaaagccAGAATGtccaggagagggagaaggattAAGGGATCATGCAGTAACCAGGATGGGTCCTCAAACAATAATGCTGTTGAACTTGTCACTCTGGGgacaatggggaaaaagaagcaagaggTATCTGACCCTGAAAATCCTACTTTAAATCATCGCAGAAGAAGGGTTCCGAGGTTTAAGGAATCACAGTCTTCAGTATCATCTCAGGAAGCAAAGATCTCTtcaagaaaatgtggaaaaagcaaggagaaaagctACTGCAGAGATCGGCAGCCTGCATCTTCTTACCTTAGACGCAATAAAGATATGAAGGACTCCTTTGCAGAGGCAGGCTCTGGCAGTGATGCTCTGGCAGTCCCAGATAATGGAGCACCTGTTGGGGCAGGGCCCACTGTGACTGATGCTGTTCAGAAGCCTCCAGTGTTGTATGATGACTGGTCTGATGATTTAGAAGTATGCAG GATCTGTCACTGTGAGGGAGATGATGAAAGTCCCCTCATCACACCGTGTCGCTGCACAGGGACCCTACGCTTTGTTCATCAGGCCTGCCTGCACCAGTGGATTAAGAGCTCAGACACACGCTGTTGTGAACTCTGCAAGTACGACTTTATAATGGAGACCAAGCTCAAACCTCTTCGGAAG tgGGAGAAACTACAGATGACGACAAGTGAGAGGAGGAAAATAGTTTGTTCAGTCACATTCCACGTAATTGCAATTACCTGTGTTGTTTGGTCATTGTATGTTTTAATTGATAGAACTGCTGAGGAAATTAAACAAGGCAATGATAATG gtgTCCTTGAATGGCCGTTTTGGACAAAACTCGTGGTGGTGGCCATTGGATTCACGGGGGGCCTCGTCTTCATGTACGTGCAGTGTAAGGTTTACGTTCAGCTGTGGCGCAGGTTGAAAGCCTACAACAGAGTGATCTTTGTTCAGAACTGCCCAGACACCGCCAAAAAACTGGAGGAGAAGAACTCTTCGTGCACGCACAGCTCGGACGTCAAGGACGCAGTGGTGGTGCCAGTAGCACAGACAGGTACAAACTCTCAGCTGGCAGCTGAAGAAATGACATCCGAGGTGATGCCAGTTTGA
- the MARCHF1 gene encoding E3 ubiquitin-protein ligase MARCHF1 isoform X4: protein MVLTPSNRESGRKQVKRRFRRKRESGDNGDHTEKGKDCKLHPKAAKSSWNASDSSSSSDESQWAQARRRAREKARMSRRGRRIKGSCSNQDGSSNNNAVELVTLGTMGKKKQEVSDPENPTLNHRRRRVPRFKESQSSVSSQEAKISSRKCGKSKEKSYCRDRQPASSYLRRNKDMKDSFAEAGSGSDALAVPDNGAPVGAGPTVTDAVQKPPVLYDDWSDDLEVCRICHCEGDDESPLITPCRCTGTLRFVHQACLHQWIKSSDTRCCELCKYDFIMETKLKPLRKWEKLQMTTSERRKIVCSVTFHVIAITCVVWSLYVLIDRTAEEIKQGNDNGVLEWPFWTKLVVVAIGFTGGLVFMYVQCKVYVQLWRRLKAYNRVIFVQNCPDTAKKLEEKNSSCTHSSDVKDAVVVPVAQTGTNSQLAAEEMTSEVMPV, encoded by the exons ATGGTGCTGACCCCTTCTAATAGGGAGTCTGGTAGGAAACAAGTAAAACGAAGGTTTAGGCGGAAAAGAGAGTCTGGAGACAATGGTGATCAtacagaaaaggggaaagactGTAAATTACATCCCAAGGCTGCAAAATCCAGCTGGAATGCATCTGATTCGTCATCATCCTCAGATGAGAGTCAGTGGGCTCAGGCTAGGaggagagcaagagaaaaagccAGAATGtccaggagagggagaaggattAAGGGATCATGCAGTAACCAGGATGGGTCCTCAAACAATAATGCTGTTGAACTTGTCACTCTGGGgacaatggggaaaaagaagcaagaggTATCTGACCCTGAAAATCCTACTTTAAATCATCGCAGAAGAAGGGTTCCGAGGTTTAAGGAATCACAGTCTTCAGTATCATCTCAGGAAGCAAAGATCTCTtcaagaaaatgtggaaaaagcaaggagaaaagctACTGCAGAGATCGGCAGCCTGCATCTTCTTACCTTAGACGCAATAAAGATATGAAGGACTCCTTTGCAGAGGCAGGCTCTGGCAGTGATGCTCTGGCAGTCCCAGATAATGGAGCACCTGTTGGGGCAGGGCCCACTGTGACTGATGCTGTTCAGAAGCCTCCAGTGTTGTATGATGACTGGTCTGATGATTTAGAAGTATGCAG GATCTGTCACTGTGAGGGAGATGATGAAAGTCCCCTCATCACACCGTGTCGCTGCACAGGGACCCTACGCTTTGTTCATCAGGCCTGCCTGCACCAGTGGATTAAGAGCTCAGACACACGCTGTTGTGAACTCTGCAAGTACGACTTTATAATGGAGACCAAGCTCAAACCTCTTCGGAAG tgGGAGAAACTACAGATGACGACAAGTGAGAGGAGGAAAATAGTTTGTTCAGTCACATTCCACGTAATTGCAATTACCTGTGTTGTTTGGTCATTGTATGTTTTAATTGATAGAACTGCTGAGGAAATTAAACAAGGCAATGATAATG gtgTCCTTGAATGGCCGTTTTGGACAAAACTCGTGGTGGTGGCCATTGGATTCACGGGGGGCCTCGTCTTCATGTACGTGCAGTGTAAGGTTTACGTTCAGCTGTGGCGCAGGTTGAAAGCCTACAACAGAGTGATCTTTGTTCAGAACTGCCCAGACACCGCCAAAAAACTGGAGGAGAAGAACTCTTCGTGCACGCACAGCTCGGACGTCAAGGACGCAGTGGTGGTGCCAGTAGCACAGACAGGTACAAACTCTCAGCTGGCAGCTGAAGAAATGACATCCGAGGTGATGCCAGTTTGA
- the MARCHF1 gene encoding E3 ubiquitin-protein ligase MARCHF1 isoform X3 translates to MPLQQISVVPARETASNGRSSMGRNKEKSKEVENDKSPGRSTSRSSNISKASSPTTGTAPRSQSRLSVCPSTQDICRSTALHDLSEDELEHATPVMVLTPSNRESGRKQVKRRFRRKRESGDNGDHTEKGKDCKLHPKAAKSSWNASDSSSSSDESQWAQARRRAREKARMSRRGRRIKGSCSNQDGSSNNNAVELVTLGTMGKKKQEVSDPENPTLNHRRRRVPRFKESQSSVSSQEAKISSRKCGKSKEKSYCRDRQPASSYLRRNKDMKDSFAEAGSGSDALAVPDNGAPVGAGPTVTDAVQKPPVLYDDWSDDLEVCRICHCEGDDESPLITPCRCTGTLRFVHQACLHQWIKSSDTRCCELCKYDFIMETKLKPLRKWEKLQMTTSERRKIVCSVTFHVIAITCVVWSLYVLIDRTAEEIKQGNDNGVLEWPFWTKLVVVAIGFTGGLVFMYVQCKVYVQLWRRLKAYNRVIFVQNCPDTAKKLEEKNSSCTHSSDVKDAVVVPVAQTGTNSQLAAEEMTSEVMPV, encoded by the exons GCAAGCAGCCCTACAACAGGAACAGCTCCCAGGAGTCAGTCACGATTGTCTGTCTGCCCTTCCACTCAGGACATTTGTAG ATCTACTGCCTTGCATGATTTGTCAGAAGATGAGCTTGAACATGCAACCCCTGTCATGGTGCTGACCCCTTCTAATAGGGAGTCTGGTAGGAAACAAGTAAAACGAAGGTTTAGGCGGAAAAGAGAGTCTGGAGACAATGGTGATCAtacagaaaaggggaaagactGTAAATTACATCCCAAGGCTGCAAAATCCAGCTGGAATGCATCTGATTCGTCATCATCCTCAGATGAGAGTCAGTGGGCTCAGGCTAGGaggagagcaagagaaaaagccAGAATGtccaggagagggagaaggattAAGGGATCATGCAGTAACCAGGATGGGTCCTCAAACAATAATGCTGTTGAACTTGTCACTCTGGGgacaatggggaaaaagaagcaagaggTATCTGACCCTGAAAATCCTACTTTAAATCATCGCAGAAGAAGGGTTCCGAGGTTTAAGGAATCACAGTCTTCAGTATCATCTCAGGAAGCAAAGATCTCTtcaagaaaatgtggaaaaagcaaggagaaaagctACTGCAGAGATCGGCAGCCTGCATCTTCTTACCTTAGACGCAATAAAGATATGAAGGACTCCTTTGCAGAGGCAGGCTCTGGCAGTGATGCTCTGGCAGTCCCAGATAATGGAGCACCTGTTGGGGCAGGGCCCACTGTGACTGATGCTGTTCAGAAGCCTCCAGTGTTGTATGATGACTGGTCTGATGATTTAGAAGTATGCAG GATCTGTCACTGTGAGGGAGATGATGAAAGTCCCCTCATCACACCGTGTCGCTGCACAGGGACCCTACGCTTTGTTCATCAGGCCTGCCTGCACCAGTGGATTAAGAGCTCAGACACACGCTGTTGTGAACTCTGCAAGTACGACTTTATAATGGAGACCAAGCTCAAACCTCTTCGGAAG tgGGAGAAACTACAGATGACGACAAGTGAGAGGAGGAAAATAGTTTGTTCAGTCACATTCCACGTAATTGCAATTACCTGTGTTGTTTGGTCATTGTATGTTTTAATTGATAGAACTGCTGAGGAAATTAAACAAGGCAATGATAATG gtgTCCTTGAATGGCCGTTTTGGACAAAACTCGTGGTGGTGGCCATTGGATTCACGGGGGGCCTCGTCTTCATGTACGTGCAGTGTAAGGTTTACGTTCAGCTGTGGCGCAGGTTGAAAGCCTACAACAGAGTGATCTTTGTTCAGAACTGCCCAGACACCGCCAAAAAACTGGAGGAGAAGAACTCTTCGTGCACGCACAGCTCGGACGTCAAGGACGCAGTGGTGGTGCCAGTAGCACAGACAGGTACAAACTCTCAGCTGGCAGCTGAAGAAATGACATCCGAGGTGATGCCAGTTTGA